The Candidatus Poribacteria bacterium genome has a window encoding:
- a CDS encoding TAXI family TRAP transporter solute-binding subunit yields the protein MFTKNRGVHHNLLFIFTAFILTVLVVLHGCSDKQSSEKAKTTDASRQEKEWLSILGGVIGGSFSQFAGGVSRILTQQEPHLKISVGASAGSVENTRRVNDDTEALGVVFASESYLGYHGEEIFAEEGPKTNIRMVTLLFIAYDQFSTLAHSDVHQFEDIVGKKIASGASGSGTAQTLERLSRLAGIWGKFTPIYKGGSAAAEALQDGQVAAFQWLVSVPNSAVIQLTAIKSIRMIDLDVVAKKYGFYEKYPFYLSGSLPEGAYEGKVEPVRTILMPTVLIANKAVSEETIYKLLKHVYAPEGHQAMLQTNQAAADMTIENGPKAFVIPLHRGAYKFWSEQDVEIPAHAMPLD from the coding sequence ATGTTTACAAAGAACAGAGGCGTACATCATAATTTATTATTTATATTCACAGCTTTCATACTAACTGTACTGGTTGTCCTTCACGGATGTAGCGATAAGCAGTCAAGTGAAAAAGCGAAAACAACCGATGCCTCGCGTCAGGAAAAGGAATGGCTTTCAATCTTAGGTGGTGTGATTGGTGGTAGCTTTTCACAATTCGCCGGGGGCGTTAGTCGTATCTTGACCCAACAGGAACCGCATCTTAAAATATCTGTTGGTGCTTCCGCCGGTTCAGTCGAAAACACACGGCGTGTGAATGACGATACGGAAGCACTCGGTGTCGTTTTTGCCTCTGAGAGTTATCTCGGCTACCACGGCGAAGAAATTTTCGCAGAAGAGGGACCGAAAACCAATATTCGTATGGTGACATTGCTTTTCATCGCCTACGACCAGTTTTCAACACTGGCACATAGCGATGTTCATCAGTTCGAGGATATTGTCGGTAAAAAAATCGCTTCTGGAGCGAGCGGCTCCGGGACTGCACAAACATTGGAACGGCTGTCAAGACTCGCTGGCATCTGGGGCAAGTTTACGCCGATCTACAAAGGCGGCAGTGCCGCCGCCGAAGCACTTCAAGACGGACAGGTCGCTGCGTTCCAATGGCTCGTCAGTGTACCGAACAGTGCCGTTATTCAGCTCACAGCAATCAAATCCATTCGGATGATCGATCTCGACGTAGTTGCGAAGAAGTACGGCTTCTACGAAAAGTACCCGTTCTATCTCTCTGGATCTCTGCCAGAAGGTGCTTATGAAGGTAAAGTTGAACCAGTGAGAACTATTCTGATGCCGACGGTCCTCATCGCGAACAAAGCGGTGAGCGAGGAAACCATCTATAAACTTCTAAAGCATGTTTACGCACCAGAAGGGCACCAGGCGATGCTCCAAACAAATCAAGCCGCGGCAGATATGACAATAGAAAATGGACCAAAGGCGTTTGTTATTCCACTACACCGTGGCGCATACAAATTCTGGAGTGAACAGGATGTGGAAATCCCTGCACACGCCATGCCGCTGGATTAA
- the thiO gene encoding glycine oxidase ThiO, translating to MKNKKILIIGGGVIGLGIGWQLAKAGAAVTIYERGQAGRGASWAAAGMLGPIAEAHIDELDLLKLSNQSLARYPEWVDELETETEMSIGYRAEGTLIIGIEPDDAEQLRHAYTLQQDLGLNVEWLSGQEARKIEGALSPYVTAAVRCETDHQVDNRLMTQALQRAYQGRGGVLHQNSTVERIVIENGTATGVQTQDGFQAADTLILAAGCWSGQIKGLPDTIIPPVRPVKGQMLALRMREGITIKNVIRTVKARYPMPVYLVPRTDGRLIVGATTEELGFDTDLTVGGIYELLHGACEAVPGIYELPLIETWTGLRPGSSDNAPILGKTPVENLIYATGHYRNGILLTPITAYEISKLILTGETSETIAPFHLDRFSK from the coding sequence ATGAAAAATAAAAAGATCCTCATCATTGGTGGCGGTGTGATTGGACTTGGTATCGGGTGGCAGCTGGCGAAAGCAGGTGCTGCTGTCACCATTTATGAGCGCGGACAAGCCGGACGTGGTGCCTCCTGGGCAGCCGCCGGTATGCTCGGTCCAATTGCTGAAGCACATATCGACGAACTCGACCTCCTTAAACTCAGCAATCAAAGTTTAGCACGCTACCCCGAATGGGTCGATGAGTTAGAGACAGAAACAGAAATGTCAATCGGTTACCGAGCAGAGGGCACGCTCATTATAGGCATTGAACCTGATGATGCAGAGCAACTCCGGCATGCTTATACCTTACAACAAGATTTAGGGTTGAATGTCGAGTGGTTGAGCGGACAAGAAGCACGTAAGATTGAAGGGGCACTCTCACCTTATGTGACTGCAGCTGTTCGTTGTGAAACTGACCATCAAGTTGATAACCGACTGATGACTCAGGCACTCCAGCGCGCCTATCAGGGGCGCGGCGGTGTGTTGCATCAAAATAGCACTGTTGAAAGAATTGTCATAGAAAACGGAACCGCAACGGGTGTTCAAACACAAGACGGTTTTCAGGCAGCTGATACGCTGATTCTCGCAGCAGGATGCTGGTCTGGGCAGATCAAAGGGTTACCGGATACGATTATCCCTCCCGTCCGTCCCGTGAAGGGACAGATGTTGGCGTTACGAATGCGGGAGGGTATCACAATCAAAAACGTCATCCGTACCGTCAAGGCGAGGTATCCGATGCCAGTATATTTAGTGCCGAGAACCGATGGTAGATTGATCGTCGGTGCAACAACCGAGGAACTGGGGTTTGACACGGATCTGACCGTTGGCGGTATATATGAACTCCTCCACGGGGCGTGTGAAGCTGTACCGGGTATTTATGAACTGCCACTTATCGAAACGTGGACAGGTTTACGTCCCGGTAGCAGCGACAATGCCCCCATACTCGGTAAAACACCTGTCGAGAATCTAATATACGCAACAGGGCACTATCGCAACGGCATCTTACTCACACCCATCACAGCTTACGAGATCTCCAAACTGATTCTGACGGGTGAGACTTCAGAGACAATCGCCCCGTTTCACTTGGACAGGTTTTCAAAGTAG
- a CDS encoding ABC transporter permease, with amino-acid sequence MLSKFVVPVAILLTVLGVWEVAVHLFEIPGYILPAPSKIVMTLFSEHAQLLKHTLVTLAEMLLGFALAVSIGIPLAVLMFEFPVLEKAFYPYVIGSQTVPVFAIAPLLVLWFGFGIASKVAMAALIVFFAIVLNTLDGLKSTDPDTVNLFRILRATRWQILWKVRIPSALPFIFSGAKIGISISTIGAVIGEWVGAKAGLGYLMLYANGRLQVSLVFAAIFCLTLLGLGLFGLMTLLERYAMPWRQHQYNKSDVR; translated from the coding sequence ATGCTCAGCAAATTTGTGGTTCCTGTGGCTATCCTACTCACAGTATTGGGAGTATGGGAAGTCGCTGTGCATCTTTTTGAGATACCGGGCTACATTCTGCCAGCCCCCTCGAAAATTGTGATGACGCTATTTTCGGAACACGCACAATTGCTGAAACATACGCTTGTGACATTAGCAGAGATGCTCCTCGGATTTGCCCTTGCGGTTAGCATTGGTATTCCGTTAGCCGTGCTTATGTTCGAGTTCCCGGTGTTGGAGAAAGCCTTTTATCCGTACGTCATCGGTTCGCAAACGGTGCCGGTGTTTGCTATCGCGCCCTTGTTGGTGCTGTGGTTCGGTTTCGGGATTGCTTCAAAAGTAGCCATGGCAGCACTAATCGTGTTTTTCGCAATCGTTTTGAACACCTTAGACGGGTTGAAGTCCACCGATCCAGATACGGTAAATCTATTTCGGATATTACGGGCAACCCGATGGCAGATACTTTGGAAAGTACGCATCCCGTCAGCACTGCCGTTCATCTTTTCAGGTGCGAAGATTGGTATATCGATTTCCACGATCGGTGCGGTTATCGGTGAATGGGTGGGTGCCAAAGCGGGACTCGGCTACCTCATGCTGTATGCGAACGGAAGACTCCAAGTTTCACTCGTATTTGCAGCCATTTTCTGTTTAACACTTTTAGGCTTAGGTCTTTTTGGATTGATGACGCTGCTGGAACGGTATGCGATGCCGTGGCGGCAGCATCAGTATAACAAATCAGATGTCCGGTAG